One stretch of Pomacea canaliculata isolate SZHN2017 linkage group LG11, ASM307304v1, whole genome shotgun sequence DNA includes these proteins:
- the LOC112575792 gene encoding uncharacterized protein LOC112575792, producing the protein MWIKTYLHKFDNVFPLACGTGFYKQCVPDNSCDIIMSSFATQWLSDKSPVMTSTISPWRSTSEEELRVHHEASARDWQKFLLLRAAELKQGGLLVVTQPSKRLKKSPAQPGEITECTKDAWIHLNLTWNELYSEDIISREEFQSCSVPLAFRTLQELKAPFENAATSPVRQAGLNLVKEPEVLVPPCFAKTLWRQKLQREGKNDSNMFAQILVNSFRVVLEPAMRNSMKNTRTSEEQSAIVEQFFERFQRNVATLNPETFHSELFVGRLVAQKIQ; encoded by the exons ATGTG GATCAAGACATACCTACACAAGTTCGACAATGTGTTCCCGCTGGCCTGTGGCACTGGTTTCTACAAGCAGTGTGTTCCTGACAACTCATGTGACATCATCATGTCATCGTTTGCCACTCAGTGGCTCAGTGACAAGAG TCCCGTGATGACTTCCACGATTTCCCCATGGCGGTCAACATCAGAAGAAGAGCTGCGAGTTCATCACGAGGCTTCGGCACGTGACTGGCAGAAGTTCCTCCTTCTGAGAGCGGCTGAGCTCAAACAAG GTGGACTTCTAGTTGTAACGCAGCCTTCCAAACGCCTGAAGAAAAGTCCTGCACAGCCTGGAGAAATAACAGAATGTACAAAGGACGCTTGGATTCATCTCAATTTAACGTGGAATGAATTATATTCAGAGGATATAATAAGCAGA GAAGAGTTCCAGTCGTGCAGTGTCCCGTTGGCATTTCGGACTTTACAAGAACTAAAAGCTCCTTTTGAGAATGCCGCCACTTCTCCTGTCCGGCAGGCTGGTCTCAACTTGGTAAAAGAACCGGAAGTGCTTGTCCCTCCCTGCTTTGCCAAAACATTGTGGCGACAGAAGCTACAGCGGG aGGGCAAGAACGACAGCAACATGTTTGCTCAAATCCTGGTAAATTCATTTCGAGTTGTTTTAGAACCAGCCATGAGGAACAGCATGAAGAACACTCGCACTTCTGAAGAACAGTCGGCCATAGTGGAGCAATTTTTTGAGCGTTTCCAAAGAAACGTGGCGACACTGAATCCAGAAACTTTCCACAGTGAACTTTTTGTAGGGAGACTTGTTGCGCAAAAGATACAATAA